ATTAAAACCTGACATCTGAACGATCCGTATTATCCTAAAATAACACGGCGTTATTTTCCGGTTATTTATTATTTTAGGATTATGCTCAATATAGAACGGTGGAGAACAACACGAACAACCGGAATTATCTTATAAAAAAAGCCGATAATAATATCGGCTGATTTCATTATTAATTTGCCGGATAAGGCATTCGCCGCCATCCGGCACGCTGGCAGATTAACGCCAGGCTTTATAACGGTTAATCAATCCGTTAGTCGAGCTGTCGTGGCTTTCGATCGCCTTATCATCTTTCAGCTCCGGCAGAATACGGTTTGCCAGCTGTTTACCCAGCTCAACGCCCCACTGGTCGAAGGTAAAGATGTTCAGGATGATGCCCTGTGTAAAGATTTTGTGCTCATACAGGGCGATCAGCGCCCCCAGGCTGAACGGGGTGATTTCACGCAGCAGGATGGAGTTAGTCGGGCGGTTGCCCTCAAACACTTTGAACGGTACCACGTGTTCCAGCGTGGCCGGATCTTTACCCTGGTCACGGTATTCCTGCTCCACCACTTCGCGGGATTTCCCGAACGCCAGCGCTTCAGTCTGGGCGAAGAAGTTAGACAGCAGCTTCGGATGGTGATCGGACAGCGGGTTATGGGTAATCGCCGGGGCGATAAAGTCACAAGGCACCATTTTGGTTCCCTGATGAATCAACTGGTAGAACGCGTGCTGACCGTTGGTTCCCGGCTCACCCCAGATGATCGGACCCGTCTGGTAATCCACCGGGTTGCCGTTACGGTCAACATATTTCCCGTTGGACTCCATATTGCCCTGCTGGAAGTAGGCCGCGAAACGGTGCATATACTGGTCGTACGGCAGGATGGCTTCGGTTTCAGCACCGAAGAAATTGTTGTACCAGATGCCGATCAGCGCCAGCAGCACCGGCAGGTTGCTCTCCAGAGGCGTGGTCGAGAAGTGCTTATCCATCGCATGCGCGCCGGACAGCAGTTGCACAAAGTTGTCGTAGCCGACAGACAGGATGATCGACAGACCAATCGCTGACCACAGAGAATAACGACCGCCCACCCAGTCCCAGAACTCGAACATGTTGGCGGTATCAATACCGAACTCACCAACCGCTTTCGCATTGGTAGACAGTGCAGCGAAGTGTTTCGCAACGTGTTTTTCATCACCGGCGGTTTTCAGGAACCAGTCACGCGCGCTGTGGGCGTTGGTCATGGTTTCCTGCGTGGTGAAGGTCTTGGACGCCACGAGGAACAGGGTAGTTTCCGGATTCACTTTCTTCAGCACTTCGGCGATATGGGTACCGTCGACGTTAGAAACAAAGTGCATATTCAGGTGATTTTTGTATGGGCGCAGCGCTTCGGTCACCATGAACGGGCCGAGGTCGGAGCCGCCAATACCGATGTTGACCACGTCGGTGATCGCTTTACCGGTATAACCTTTCCACTGACCCGAAATAATGGCTTCGGAGAAAGATTTCATCTTCTCCAGCACCGCGTTGACTTCCGGCATCACATCTTTGCCGTCAACCATAATCGGGGTATTGCTACGGTTACGCAACGCCACATGCAACACGGCACGATCTTCCGTACGGTTGATTTTCTCGCCGGAGAACATGGACTTGATGGCGCCTGCCAGATCGGTCTCTTTCGCCAGATCCTGCAGTTTCGCCAGCGTCTCTTCGGTAATGCGGTTTTTGGAGTAATCCACCAGCATTAGATCGTCAAACGTTGCGGAGAATTTGCTGAAGCGATCGTTATCCTTCGCGAACAAATCCGCGAGGGTAACGTCCTTCATGTCGTCAAAGTGTTTTTGTAGTGCCTGCCAGGCAGAGGTCTGCGTTGGATTGATGTTTTTCATTAGCAATACTCTTCTGATTTGAGAATTGTGACTGAGATCGATTGTAACGCCAGTCACAGAAAAGTGTGATTGTTTTAGTGCCGTTGCCCTGGCTTCGGTCAAATACAGTGAAAAAACAGCGTTGTTATAAGTACGGTTACTCAGCCACTTGCCAGC
The sequence above is drawn from the Citrobacter amalonaticus genome and encodes:
- the pgi gene encoding glucose-6-phosphate isomerase; this translates as MKNINPTQTSAWQALQKHFDDMKDVTLADLFAKDNDRFSKFSATFDDLMLVDYSKNRITEETLAKLQDLAKETDLAGAIKSMFSGEKINRTEDRAVLHVALRNRSNTPIMVDGKDVMPEVNAVLEKMKSFSEAIISGQWKGYTGKAITDVVNIGIGGSDLGPFMVTEALRPYKNHLNMHFVSNVDGTHIAEVLKKVNPETTLFLVASKTFTTQETMTNAHSARDWFLKTAGDEKHVAKHFAALSTNAKAVGEFGIDTANMFEFWDWVGGRYSLWSAIGLSIILSVGYDNFVQLLSGAHAMDKHFSTTPLESNLPVLLALIGIWYNNFFGAETEAILPYDQYMHRFAAYFQQGNMESNGKYVDRNGNPVDYQTGPIIWGEPGTNGQHAFYQLIHQGTKMVPCDFIAPAITHNPLSDHHPKLLSNFFAQTEALAFGKSREVVEQEYRDQGKDPATLEHVVPFKVFEGNRPTNSILLREITPFSLGALIALYEHKIFTQGIILNIFTFDQWGVELGKQLANRILPELKDDKAIESHDSSTNGLINRYKAWR